The following proteins are encoded in a genomic region of Desulfurococcaceae archaeon:
- a CDS encoding DNA-directed RNA polymerase subunit P, producing the protein MVKYKCGRCGYVFDLEEMVRTYGRQVRCPKCTYEIVYKVARTYRIVKAI; encoded by the coding sequence ATGGTCAAATACAAGTGCGGTAGGTGTGGTTACGTGTTTGACCTCGAGGAGATGGTTAGAACGTATGGTAGACAGGTGAGGTGCCCTAAGTGCACTTACGAAATCGTATACAAGGTTGCTCGAACGTACAGAATCGTGAAGGCTATTTGA
- the speB gene encoding agmatinase translates to MPRSVRNKMAWKTLLLSYTFACLENEESPIAVLGIPLDVSSTYRPGSRYAPQKIRDAACNIELYSLAAGTVIEDTGFKDYGDLVLPPGDVGIALDRIEFVTKSIVKEHAGLMVVLGGEHLLTYSVVRALKNNIDTLVVFDAHLDARNEYLGSTLNHATFLRKLVEDGTKVVHIGSRAYSKEELEYISGKDVKVIGVLEALKGEVDLNDLNKVYISIDMDVFDPSIAPGVSNPEPFGLNHFEFMRVLKKIFEKSSEVVALDIVELNPLVDVGDVTSILAAKIVIEASGLYLKGREVSRIK, encoded by the coding sequence ATGCCCAGAAGCGTGAGGAATAAAATGGCGTGGAAAACGCTACTTCTGAGTTACACCTTTGCATGCTTAGAAAATGAGGAGTCACCTATAGCGGTTCTAGGAATACCGCTAGACGTGAGTAGCACTTATAGGCCTGGTTCAAGATACGCGCCTCAGAAAATACGCGATGCTGCATGTAACATAGAGCTTTACAGCCTAGCGGCGGGCACCGTAATAGAAGACACCGGTTTTAAAGATTACGGCGACTTGGTTTTACCACCGGGAGACGTCGGTATAGCGCTGGACAGAATCGAGTTTGTAACTAAGAGTATTGTAAAGGAACACGCAGGGTTAATGGTCGTGCTTGGGGGCGAGCATCTATTAACGTACTCGGTGGTTCGCGCTCTGAAAAACAACATAGATACCCTCGTGGTGTTCGATGCACATCTAGATGCGCGAAACGAGTACCTTGGTTCAACACTAAACCACGCAACATTTCTGAGAAAACTCGTTGAAGATGGTACGAAGGTGGTTCACATAGGTTCAAGAGCTTACAGCAAGGAAGAGCTCGAGTACATATCGGGTAAGGACGTAAAGGTCATCGGCGTTCTTGAAGCGCTTAAAGGGGAAGTGGATTTAAACGACCTCAACAAAGTCTACATAAGCATTGATATGGATGTGTTTGATCCTTCAATAGCTCCAGGGGTCTCTAATCCGGAGCCCTTCGGGCTAAATCACTTTGAATTTATGCGTGTACTGAAGAAGATATTTGAAAAATCCAGCGAGGTTGTAGCACTAGACATCGTGGAGTTGAACCCGCTCGTTGATGTTGGAGACGTGACTAGCATTTTAGCTGCCAAGATCGTAATAGAGGCCTCCGGGCTCTATTTAAAAGGGAGAGAGGTCTCGAGAATCAAATAG
- the glyS gene encoding glycine--tRNA ligase, protein MVNGDLYDKLVEIAKRRGVFWSSFEIYGGVAGFYDFGPVGVLIKRNIASLWLRLFVYSKENVIEVETPVINPRIVFKASGHEEHFTDPVLECSRCKRVYRADHLIRDLLGLNVEGWSIDEMNRVIEEHNLKCPDCGGEFNPVFNALLLFTTQIGPYRGELAYLRPEHAQGMFINFPHILRISRNRLPLGIAQIGKVARNEISPRQGLLRLREFTIMEVEFFFDPEEAEREVAEVLDEVRDEKLRVVTAEMRLRGVEEPEEYSVEESISKKIVKTPWLAYWMGIGNKLVKSLGIPHDKVRFVEKLLHERAHYSAQTFDQEVYTSRFGWIEVAGYAYRTTYDLEKHAEYSKGDFTYFKKYEKPVTLRVEKAVPNPESIERVAGKDRFAEVMRFLVERKPEDLYMELKSMGYIEVGGVKLTPDCFFTKTEEVKVHGKKIYPHVAEPSFGLERLLYVVLEYSYTERDGKVVLKLPPYIAPYHAAVFPLLAGKKHEHLKMVEVAKKVYKDLIARGFRVLYDEEGSIGRRYARADEIGIPYAITVDYQTLEDSTVTIRDRDTTQQIRIGIDEVASYLLKALGPGVLVY, encoded by the coding sequence TTGGTCAACGGCGACCTTTACGACAAATTAGTAGAAATAGCGAAAAGGAGAGGGGTATTTTGGTCATCGTTTGAGATATACGGCGGTGTAGCGGGATTCTACGATTTCGGGCCCGTGGGGGTACTGATCAAGAGGAACATAGCGAGCTTGTGGTTAAGGCTGTTCGTGTACTCCAAAGAAAACGTTATTGAGGTGGAAACACCGGTAATAAACCCTAGGATAGTGTTCAAAGCCAGCGGCCACGAGGAACACTTCACGGACCCCGTACTTGAGTGTTCGAGGTGCAAACGGGTCTACCGAGCCGATCACCTGATAAGAGATCTCCTGGGATTAAATGTAGAGGGGTGGAGCATCGATGAGATGAATAGGGTTATCGAAGAGCACAACTTAAAGTGCCCTGATTGCGGAGGGGAGTTTAACCCCGTGTTCAACGCATTGCTTCTCTTTACAACGCAAATAGGCCCGTATAGAGGCGAGCTAGCTTACTTAAGGCCAGAGCACGCGCAGGGGATGTTCATAAACTTTCCACACATCCTCAGAATATCGAGGAACAGGCTACCGTTGGGAATAGCGCAGATCGGTAAAGTCGCCAGGAATGAGATCTCTCCACGGCAGGGCCTACTTAGGTTGAGGGAGTTTACAATCATGGAAGTCGAGTTCTTTTTCGACCCCGAGGAAGCCGAGAGAGAAGTCGCTGAAGTGCTAGACGAAGTTAGAGACGAGAAGCTGAGAGTGGTAACGGCTGAAATGAGGCTCCGTGGCGTTGAAGAGCCAGAAGAGTATAGCGTGGAAGAGTCTATCAGCAAGAAGATCGTGAAGACGCCGTGGCTAGCTTACTGGATGGGAATTGGAAACAAACTCGTTAAGAGCCTCGGCATACCCCACGACAAGGTCAGGTTCGTGGAGAAGCTTTTACACGAAAGAGCTCACTACTCGGCTCAAACGTTTGATCAGGAGGTGTATACGAGCCGGTTTGGCTGGATCGAGGTCGCAGGGTATGCCTATAGAACTACTTACGACCTCGAAAAGCACGCCGAGTATAGTAAAGGAGATTTCACGTACTTCAAAAAGTATGAAAAACCCGTAACACTCAGGGTAGAAAAGGCCGTTCCAAATCCTGAATCCATTGAGAGGGTCGCTGGTAAGGACAGGTTTGCGGAGGTAATGAGGTTCTTAGTGGAGCGCAAACCGGAAGACCTGTACATGGAATTAAAGAGCATGGGGTACATAGAAGTGGGCGGGGTTAAATTAACCCCTGACTGCTTCTTTACAAAGACGGAAGAAGTTAAGGTTCACGGTAAGAAAATATACCCGCACGTCGCCGAGCCATCCTTCGGGCTCGAGAGGCTACTCTACGTTGTGCTAGAATACTCGTACACCGAGAGGGATGGGAAAGTCGTCTTGAAGTTACCACCGTATATTGCACCTTACCATGCGGCAGTATTCCCGCTACTCGCGGGCAAGAAACATGAGCACTTGAAAATGGTTGAAGTCGCCAAGAAGGTCTACAAAGACCTCATCGCACGAGGCTTCAGGGTGTTATATGACGAAGAAGGCAGCATTGGTAGGAGGTACGCTAGAGCAGACGAGATAGGGATACCTTATGCAATAACAGTGGACTACCAGACGCTTGAAGACAGCACTGTCACTATCAGGGATAGGGATACAACACAGCAAATACGTATAGGTATAGATGAAGTTGCAAGCTACTTACT